In Gossypium raimondii isolate GPD5lz chromosome 12, ASM2569854v1, whole genome shotgun sequence, a single window of DNA contains:
- the LOC105762871 gene encoding AAA-ATPase At3g50940 isoform X1, whose translation MDTARKPTFNANNNQCLSAKLIFSAAASVATTAMLIRSVAKDFVPLELRDYIFFKIKNLILSFRSEITLVIEEFDGLNENLLYKAAELYLEPTIPPDTKRIKLALPKRQGKISFSLESNEEIVDNFNGVQVKWRLVSKNFPPKNIPGSDPYNPLLLTTEARFFELSFHKKHKETILNNYMQHILEISKDLEEKKKTLKLFTLKPDRYSGRIGDMWQALNLDHPATFQTLAMDSDLKRKIMLDLDRFMKRKEYYKRVGKAWKRGYLLFGPPGTGKSSLIAAMANYLNFDVYDLELTEIKGDSELRKLLISTGNKSIIVVEDIDCSLEFQDRLAQTRAMMPQGLHRHMQVPQQQMTLSGLLNFIDGLWSSCGDERIIVFTTNHKDRLDPALLRPGRIDVQIHMSYITPCGFKMLASNYLGITEHPQLLEIEELLKTTKVTPAEVGELLMKDEGTEKVLQGLIQFLQTPLSDAAAEPQPGMSQQ comes from the exons atggATACAGCGAGAAAGCCCACTTTCAATGCCAATAATAACCAATGCCTCTCCGCCAAGCTCATCTTCTCGGCCGCTGCATCAGTTGCCACCACCGCCATGTTGATTCGATCAGTCGCCAAAGATTTCGTTCCTCTAGAGCTCCGAGACtacatcttcttcaaaatcaagaATCTCATCCTCTCTTTCCGTTCGGAAATCACGTTGGTCATCGAAGAATTCGATGGTCTCAACGAGAACCTTCTTTACAAGGCCGCAGAACTCTATCTCGAGCCTACCATCCCTCCCGACACCAAGAGAATCAAGCTAGCCCTGCCCAAAAGGCAAGGCAAGATTTCATTTTCTCTTGAAAGCAATGAAGAAATCGTTGATAACTTCAATGGGGTTCAAGTGAAATGGAGGTTAGTCTCAAAAAATTTCCCTCCCAAGAACATCCCAGGGTCTGATCCTTACAACCCTTTGTTGCTTACAACTGAGGCTCGGTTCTTCGAGCTAAGTTTCCACAAGAAGCATAAAGAAACGATCTTGAACAATTATATGCAGCATATATTGGAGATCTCAAAAGATTtggaagagaaaaagaagaccTTGAAGTTATTTACCTTGAAACCTGATAGGTATAGTGGAAGAATTGGGGATATGTGGCAGGCCCTGAATCTTGATCATCCGGCTACTTTCCAAACCCTGGCAATGGATTCAGATTTGAAGAGGAAAATAATGCTGGATTTGGATAGgtttatgaaaagaaaagagtattATAAGAGGGTAGGCAAGGCTTGGAAAAGAGGGTATTTGTTGTTTGGTCCTCCTGGTACAGGAAAGTCGAGCTTGATTGCTGCCATGGCCAACTATCTTAACTTCGATGTATACGATTTGGAGTTGACTGAAATCAAAGGGGACTCAGAGCTGAGGAAGTTGCTGATTTCAACTGGGAATAAATCCATCATTGTTGTGGAAGATATTGATTGTTCATTGGAATTTCAGGACAGACTCGCTCAAACCCGGGCTATGATGCCACAAGGTCTTCATCGACATATGCAAGTACCTCAG CAGCAGATGACACTGTCAGGATTGCTCAACTTCATAGATGGCTTATGGTCGAGCTGCGGGGATGAAAGGATTATAGTTTTCACAACCAACCACAAGGACCGGCTTGATCCGGCTTTGCTACGCCCTGGTCGAATCGATGTGCAAATCCACATGTCTTACATCACGCCTTGTGGGTTCAAAATGCTGGCTTCCAATTACCTGGGGATAACGGAGCACCCACAGTTGTTGGAGATCGAGGAACTACTGAAGACAACCAAGGTGACCCCTGCAGAAGTGGGGGAGCTGTTGATGAAAGATGAGGGGACCGAAAAAGTGTTACAGGGTCTGATCCAGTTTCTCCAAACCCCGCTAAGCGATGCAGCTGCTGAACCGCAACCGGGCATGTCCCAGCAGTAG
- the LOC105762872 gene encoding diaminopimelate decarboxylase 2, chloroplastic, with protein MAASHLLSHSSFLPKTLNHSLTQNPFSKSPILPLKPSKNLFKHPSLSLSLKAVLSQNPAKTLNPTFQHCFTKSPDGFLYCEDTKVQDVMEKVEKRPFYLYSKPQITRNVEAYKEALEGLKNSIIGYAIKANNNFKILQHLRMLGCGAVLVSGNELKLALRAGFDPTKCIFNGNGKILEDLVLAAQEGVFVNVDSEFDLENIVAAARIAGRKVNVLLRINPDVDPQVHPYVATGNKNSKFGIRNEKLQWFLDAVKAHPNELKLVGAHCHLGSTITKVDIFRDAAVLMVNYIDEIRAQGFEVDYLNIGGGLGIDYYHSGAVLPTPRDLIDTVRELVHSRNLNLIIEPGRSLIANTCCFVNRITGVKTNGTKNFIVIDGSMAELIRPSLYDAYQHIELVSPAPPAAEVSTFDVVGPVCESADFLGKERELPTPAKGTGLVVHDAGAYCMSMASTYNLKMRPPEYWVEEDGSVTKIRHGETFEDHMRFFEGL; from the exons ATGGCGGCTAGTCATCTTCTCTCTCACTCCTCATTTCttcccaaaaccctaaaccactCATTAACCCAGAATCCATTTTCCAAATCCCCCATTTTGCCTCTCAAGCCCTCCAAGAATCTCTTCAAGCATCCctccctctccctctctctcAAAGCTGTCCTCTCTCAGAACCCTGCTAAAACCCTCAACCCAACTTTTCAACACTGCTTCACTAAATCCCCAGATGGGTTTCTCTACTGTGAGGATACCAAGGTCCAGGATGTCATGGAAAAGGTCGAAAAGAGGCCGTTTTATTTGTATAGTAAGCCTCAGATTACTAGGAATGTGGAAGCTTATAAGGAGGCCCTTGAAGGCTTGAAGAATTCCATTATTGGGTACGCCATCAAGGCGAATAACAATTTCAAGATTTTGCAGCATTTGAGGATGTTGGGTTGCGGTGCTGTGCTTGTTAGTGGCAATGAACTCAAGTTGGCTCTTCGTGCCGGCTTCGATCCAACTAA GTGTATCTTTAATGGGAATGGGAAGATCTTGGAAGATTTGGTACTAGCCGCCCAAGAAGGTGTTTTTGTCAATGTGGATAGTGAATTTGATCTGGAGAATATTGTAGCTGCTGCAAGAATTGCTGGCAGAAAGGTTAATGTTTTGCTTCGGATCAACCCTGATGTAGATCCTCAG GTCCACCCATATGTTGCTACTGGGAACAAGAACTCTAAATTTGGTATTAGGAACGAGAAGCTGCAGTGGTTTCTGGATGCTGTAAAGGCACATCCTAATGAGCTGAAACTTGTAGGGGCCCACTGTCATCTTGGTTCAACCATTACCAAG GTGGATATATTTAGGGATGCTGCTGTTCTCATGGTCAACTACATTGATGAAATTCGTGCCCAAGGTTTCGAGGTTGATTATTTGAACATTGGAGGTGGTTTGGGTATAGATTACTACCACAGTGGTGCCGTCCTTCCCACACCTAGAGATCTCATTGACACT GTCAGAGAATTGGTACATTCAAGGAATCTTAATCTCATCATTGAACCAGGAAGATCACTCATTGCAAATACTTGCTGCTTTGTCAATCGTATCACTGGAGTCAAAACTAATGGAACAAAAAATTTCATTGTGATTGATGGTAGTATGGCTGAACTCATCCGTCCTAGCCTTTATGATGCTTATCAA CATATAGAGTTGGTTTCTCCTGCTCCTCCTGCTGCTGAGGTTTCTACTTTCGACGTTGTTGGCCCTGTTTGTGAATCTGCAGATTTCTTGGGAAAGGAGAGAGAACTTCCCACCCCAGCTAAG GGGACTGGCCTGGTCGTACATGATGCAGGTGCTTACTGCATGAGCATGGCATCAACTTACAATCTCAAGATGCGCCCTCCCGAGTACTGG GTTGAAGAAGATGGATCAGTGACCAAGATTCGACATGGGGAAACATTTGAAGACCACATGCGGTTTTTTGAAGGTCTTTAA
- the LOC105762871 gene encoding AAA-ATPase At3g50940 isoform X2 has translation MDTARKPTFNANNNQCLSAKLIFSAAASVATTAMLIRSVAKDFVPLELRDYIFFKIKNLILSFRSEITLVIEEFDGLNENLLYKAAELYLEPTIPPDTKRIKLALPKRQGKISFSLESNEEIVDNFNGVQVKWRLVSKNFPPKNIPGSDPYNPLLLTTEARFFELSFHKKHKETILNNYMQHILEISKDLEEKKKTLKLFTLKPDRYSGRIGDMWQALNLDHPATFQTLAMDSDLKRKIMLDLDRFMKRKEYYKRVGKAWKRGYLLFGPPGTGKSSLIAAMANYLNFDVYDLELTEIKGDSELRKLLISTGNKSIIVVEDIDCSLEFQDRLAQTRAMMPQGLHRHMQVPQQMTLSGLLNFIDGLWSSCGDERIIVFTTNHKDRLDPALLRPGRIDVQIHMSYITPCGFKMLASNYLGITEHPQLLEIEELLKTTKVTPAEVGELLMKDEGTEKVLQGLIQFLQTPLSDAAAEPQPGMSQQ, from the exons atggATACAGCGAGAAAGCCCACTTTCAATGCCAATAATAACCAATGCCTCTCCGCCAAGCTCATCTTCTCGGCCGCTGCATCAGTTGCCACCACCGCCATGTTGATTCGATCAGTCGCCAAAGATTTCGTTCCTCTAGAGCTCCGAGACtacatcttcttcaaaatcaagaATCTCATCCTCTCTTTCCGTTCGGAAATCACGTTGGTCATCGAAGAATTCGATGGTCTCAACGAGAACCTTCTTTACAAGGCCGCAGAACTCTATCTCGAGCCTACCATCCCTCCCGACACCAAGAGAATCAAGCTAGCCCTGCCCAAAAGGCAAGGCAAGATTTCATTTTCTCTTGAAAGCAATGAAGAAATCGTTGATAACTTCAATGGGGTTCAAGTGAAATGGAGGTTAGTCTCAAAAAATTTCCCTCCCAAGAACATCCCAGGGTCTGATCCTTACAACCCTTTGTTGCTTACAACTGAGGCTCGGTTCTTCGAGCTAAGTTTCCACAAGAAGCATAAAGAAACGATCTTGAACAATTATATGCAGCATATATTGGAGATCTCAAAAGATTtggaagagaaaaagaagaccTTGAAGTTATTTACCTTGAAACCTGATAGGTATAGTGGAAGAATTGGGGATATGTGGCAGGCCCTGAATCTTGATCATCCGGCTACTTTCCAAACCCTGGCAATGGATTCAGATTTGAAGAGGAAAATAATGCTGGATTTGGATAGgtttatgaaaagaaaagagtattATAAGAGGGTAGGCAAGGCTTGGAAAAGAGGGTATTTGTTGTTTGGTCCTCCTGGTACAGGAAAGTCGAGCTTGATTGCTGCCATGGCCAACTATCTTAACTTCGATGTATACGATTTGGAGTTGACTGAAATCAAAGGGGACTCAGAGCTGAGGAAGTTGCTGATTTCAACTGGGAATAAATCCATCATTGTTGTGGAAGATATTGATTGTTCATTGGAATTTCAGGACAGACTCGCTCAAACCCGGGCTATGATGCCACAAGGTCTTCATCGACATATGCAAGTACCTCAG CAGATGACACTGTCAGGATTGCTCAACTTCATAGATGGCTTATGGTCGAGCTGCGGGGATGAAAGGATTATAGTTTTCACAACCAACCACAAGGACCGGCTTGATCCGGCTTTGCTACGCCCTGGTCGAATCGATGTGCAAATCCACATGTCTTACATCACGCCTTGTGGGTTCAAAATGCTGGCTTCCAATTACCTGGGGATAACGGAGCACCCACAGTTGTTGGAGATCGAGGAACTACTGAAGACAACCAAGGTGACCCCTGCAGAAGTGGGGGAGCTGTTGATGAAAGATGAGGGGACCGAAAAAGTGTTACAGGGTCTGATCCAGTTTCTCCAAACCCCGCTAAGCGATGCAGCTGCTGAACCGCAACCGGGCATGTCCCAGCAGTAG